The following proteins are co-located in the Methanobacterium aggregans genome:
- a CDS encoding DUF63 family protein: MILDFIREYFVYLHPGYTVLNTVVFGIILGIFVILIIKMFQRIKKDPENLFIPLIPFIFFGSGARALVDNGIYPLTYLLVTPGIYLLTGFTAIATVLASVYIEKKTNINYRYIIFTVGALMCVPNLVYMGPINFTAFFQVIGIWALISAPFVLLRNKWSLIRDKFNLSIILAHIFDASSTYIAVDFYGYGEQHVLPNTLTQLTGTAFVMYPLKIFIIISALYVIDTYIEDKTIRNMLKLAIFILGLAPGLRNFLSLSMGTL, translated from the coding sequence ATGATCCTTGACTTCATAAGGGAATACTTCGTCTACCTGCACCCTGGCTACACAGTCCTGAACACCGTTGTATTCGGGATAATACTGGGCATATTCGTTATTCTGATTATAAAAATGTTCCAGCGTATAAAAAAGGATCCAGAAAATCTTTTCATACCTTTAATACCCTTCATATTCTTTGGTTCAGGTGCAAGGGCCTTGGTTGACAACGGAATCTACCCATTAACCTACCTCCTGGTCACCCCGGGAATCTACCTTTTAACAGGATTCACAGCCATTGCAACGGTGCTTGCATCGGTTTACATAGAAAAAAAGACGAATATTAATTACAGGTACATAATATTCACTGTGGGAGCTTTGATGTGCGTACCCAACCTTGTTTATATGGGTCCAATTAATTTCACGGCGTTCTTCCAGGTTATCGGCATATGGGCACTCATATCAGCACCATTTGTACTTCTAAGGAATAAGTGGTCCTTAATCAGGGATAAATTTAATCTGAGCATAATTCTGGCCCATATATTTGATGCAAGTTCCACCTACATTGCAGTTGACTTCTATGGATACGGAGAGCAGCACGTACTCCCAAATACCCTTACCCAGCTTACAGGAACAGCTTTCGTGATGTACCCATTGAAGATATTCATTATAATATCTGCGCTGTATGTTATAGATACTTACATTGAGGATAAAACCATAAGGAACATGTTGAAGCTTGCAATATTTATTTTAGGTCTTGCTCCTGGTTTGAGAAATTTCCTGAGCCTAAGCATGGGAACCCTCTAA
- a CDS encoding PadR family transcriptional regulator: MSSEDNEKVPNCDDLKELLNYDKKILKGIMRGFSKIFILWIINKERQHGYEIMTKINAFSHSKTGKVSGPSTIYPVLHELEGKGLITGTWESQGKRKIKYYEITEDGKATLLRMKKIFKCHLTPYKEEFLGDMFIKKEEEEV, from the coding sequence GTGAGTTCTGAAGACAATGAGAAAGTTCCAAATTGTGATGATTTGAAGGAACTTTTGAACTACGATAAAAAAATTTTGAAGGGAATAATGAGGGGTTTTAGTAAAATATTCATACTATGGATAATCAACAAGGAGAGGCAGCATGGCTACGAAATAATGACCAAAATAAACGCTTTTTCTCATTCAAAAACTGGAAAAGTGAGCGGACCAAGCACAATATACCCCGTGCTCCATGAACTTGAAGGTAAGGGACTCATAACAGGTACATGGGAATCTCAGGGAAAGAGAAAAATAAAATATTATGAGATCACTGAAGATGGTAAAGCCACCCTTCTTAGAATGAAAAAAATCTTTAAATGTCATTTAACACCTTATAAAGAAGAATTTTTAGGTGATATGTTCATTAAGAAGGAAGAGGAGGAAGTTTAA
- a CDS encoding ATP-binding response regulator, with the protein MGDAKILVVEDERITAEDIKSGLEFAGYTVPAIVSSGEDAIKKAGELKPDLVLMDIKLKGEMDGIEAAGQIRVLYDIPVIYLTAYSDESTVQRAKITEPSGYILKERTGLIKKPFEESELHTAIEITLYRHRIEKDHDRLFSAMLGSINQGIIATDSDGKIKLMNEIAEVLVGWDESEVVGKDLRDFVRNFNELFPLREKASSSNEVEFRDIIITSKDGSEGTVHGKVALIKDENDEEEGFIITLNNPA; encoded by the coding sequence GTGGGCGATGCAAAGATTTTGGTTGTTGAGGATGAACGCATTACAGCAGAGGATATAAAGAGTGGGCTTGAATTTGCAGGATACACAGTCCCTGCAATAGTTTCATCAGGTGAAGATGCCATAAAAAAGGCAGGTGAATTAAAACCCGACCTCGTGCTTATGGACATAAAATTAAAGGGAGAAATGGATGGAATTGAAGCTGCAGGCCAGATAAGGGTGCTCTACGACATCCCTGTTATATACCTCACTGCCTATTCAGATGAAAGCACGGTTCAAAGGGCCAAAATAACAGAACCATCTGGATACATCCTTAAAGAGAGAACTGGTTTGATTAAGAAACCTTTTGAGGAAAGTGAACTTCACACTGCCATTGAAATAACCCTGTACCGACACAGGATAGAGAAGGATCATGACAGACTCTTCTCTGCAATGCTTGGAAGTATAAACCAGGGCATCATAGCAACGGATTCAGATGGCAAGATCAAACTCATGAATGAAATAGCTGAAGTTTTAGTGGGATGGGATGAATCTGAAGTTGTTGGTAAAGATCTGAGGGATTTTGTAAGGAACTTCAATGAACTGTTCCCACTGAGGGAGAAAGCTTCCTCCAGTAACGAAGTTGAATTCAGGGATATTATCATAACATCAAAGGATGGCTCTGAAGGAACTGTTCATGGAAAAGTTGCCCTGATAAAGGATGAAAATGACGAGGAAGAAGGTTTCATCATCACCCTGAATAATCCTGCCTGA
- the albA gene encoding DNA-binding protein Alba — MSEENVVYIGNKPVMNYVLAVVTQMNGGTSEVILKARGRAISRAVDVAEIVRNRFITDVDLGTIDICTEEIMNNEGSSTNVSAIEIQLCKN; from the coding sequence ATGTCAGAGGAAAATGTTGTGTACATTGGAAACAAACCGGTAATGAACTATGTTTTAGCAGTTGTAACTCAGATGAATGGCGGAACTTCAGAGGTTATTTTAAAAGCCAGGGGACGAGCCATCAGCAGAGCAGTTGACGTTGCTGAGATTGTAAGAAACAGATTCATAACTGATGTAGATCTAGGAACTATAGACATATGCACAGAAGAAATCATGAACAACGAAGGATCATCCACAAACGTTTCTGCAATTGAAATACAGCTTTGCAAGAACTAA
- a CDS encoding ATP-binding cassette domain-containing protein codes for MKYSIETFDLTKRYKDFLAVDSLNLKVKDKSIFGFLGPNGAGKTTTIKMLNCLIQPTSGTAQVSGYDVVKNPNEVRQKIGMVPQLVSLYGDLTVRENVELCADYYGIDEDIKEDRIMNLMELVDIKYAEKKLVKQLSGGQKQKVSVVASLIHQPEILFLDEPTIGLDPTTKRVLWDLIEELNDKGHTIILCSHDMYEVEMLCDNVGIINAGKLAAFDTPQGLKDTIMTKKDSESDASISQIMKDLERESSVNEVDSFGKLKEAVSVYEKDNTREISVMMSNLNPEMIHALEQLPYVFEIQKDHSERITMSISKTEDSVTELITVIIENGGKISSIHTKDPSLEDVFMTVTAKKKVEGE; via the coding sequence ATGAAATACTCTATAGAAACCTTTGATCTTACCAAGAGATACAAGGACTTTTTAGCAGTTGATTCCTTGAATTTGAAGGTTAAGGACAAGAGCATATTCGGATTTTTAGGCCCGAATGGTGCTGGAAAAACAACCACCATAAAGATGCTCAACTGTTTGATACAACCAACATCTGGAACCGCCCAGGTGTCTGGATACGATGTTGTTAAAAATCCAAACGAGGTAAGGCAGAAGATAGGTATGGTTCCCCAGCTTGTTAGTCTCTACGGCGATTTAACAGTCCGGGAAAATGTGGAACTGTGTGCAGATTACTATGGAATTGATGAGGACATCAAGGAAGACAGGATAATGAATTTGATGGAACTTGTGGACATCAAGTACGCTGAGAAGAAACTGGTGAAACAGCTCTCTGGAGGTCAGAAGCAGAAGGTTTCAGTTGTTGCAAGTCTTATACACCAGCCAGAAATACTCTTCCTGGACGAACCAACCATTGGACTTGACCCAACAACCAAAAGAGTTCTCTGGGACCTTATAGAGGAACTTAACGACAAGGGCCATACCATAATACTGTGCTCCCACGACATGTACGAGGTTGAGATGCTCTGCGACAACGTGGGTATCATAAACGCAGGTAAACTGGCTGCATTCGACACCCCACAGGGACTTAAAGACACCATCATGACCAAGAAGGATTCAGAAAGTGATGCCAGCATCAGTCAGATCATGAAGGACCTTGAAAGGGAAAGCTCTGTCAACGAAGTTGATTCATTCGGAAAACTCAAAGAAGCTGTATCAGTATATGAAAAAGACAACACAAGAGAGATCAGTGTTATGATGAGCAACCTCAATCCTGAGATGATCCATGCCCTTGAACAACTTCCATACGTCTTTGAAATACAGAAAGACCATTCTGAAAGAATAACCATGTCCATAAGTAAGACTGAAGATAGTGTAACAGAATTGATCACAGTTATCATAGAAAATGGTGGTAAAATAAGTTCCATTCACACTAAGGACCCTTCTCTGGAAGATGTCTTCATGACTGTTACTGCTAAAAAGAAAGTGGAAGGTGAGTAA
- a CDS encoding ABC transporter permease, which yields MWMLKKDILVLWRHKPRLISLFVFPILMIALFGYGMGGEIENIPVVVVTESSGTVTDATLNAIKGVDLYDIKGIITDPNNGKQMVENGEVKAAIILPSDYENMTSQQPKTVIVYVDSSDQMATQALVPATQALFTQISNQIGMEKIESAVGSSQVQVQSTGVSTASSGLSIQNMMNSINFEINKLYGDIKYIDFLVPAILAMTVMFSAMMGMGESIAGERERGELARLFMTPTSVASVIGGKIISKLTIETFRALILIIAAIVLFSVTINGSILLTLLILVLSVLCFVGFGIMISARVNSQEDYIQIVMPFTMPMMFVSGVFYPIETMPWIFQKIAYIFPLTYANDAMRAVMLKGVGVGGVWIDIAVLLGFTLLFFALGVRRFNRDI from the coding sequence ATGTGGATGCTCAAGAAAGACATCCTTGTCCTTTGGAGACACAAACCGCGTTTAATATCATTGTTTGTATTCCCAATACTCATGATAGCTCTTTTCGGCTATGGAATGGGTGGAGAAATTGAAAACATTCCAGTGGTTGTTGTTACAGAAAGTAGCGGTACAGTAACTGATGCTACGCTGAATGCAATTAAAGGCGTGGATCTCTACGATATCAAGGGGATAATAACGGATCCCAACAATGGAAAGCAGATGGTTGAAAATGGGGAGGTGAAAGCCGCCATAATTCTGCCGAGTGACTATGAGAATATGACAAGCCAACAGCCCAAGACTGTGATTGTCTACGTTGATTCGTCTGACCAGATGGCAACTCAAGCACTTGTACCTGCAACCCAGGCACTTTTCACTCAGATCTCAAACCAGATCGGTATGGAGAAGATCGAGTCTGCAGTTGGTAGTTCACAGGTACAGGTCCAGTCGACAGGAGTTAGTACGGCAAGTTCAGGTTTGAGCATTCAGAACATGATGAACTCAATTAACTTTGAGATAAACAAGCTCTATGGTGACATAAAATACATAGATTTCCTTGTACCCGCTATACTGGCCATGACAGTTATGTTCTCAGCAATGATGGGTATGGGAGAATCCATAGCAGGCGAACGTGAGAGAGGAGAATTAGCCCGACTCTTCATGACCCCTACAAGTGTCGCAAGTGTTATTGGAGGTAAAATAATATCCAAACTCACAATAGAAACATTTAGAGCACTGATACTGATAATAGCGGCAATTGTTCTCTTCAGTGTCACCATAAACGGAAGCATATTACTTACATTGCTGATACTGGTTCTGTCAGTTCTGTGCTTCGTTGGATTTGGAATAATGATATCTGCAAGGGTGAACAGTCAGGAAGACTACATTCAGATCGTCATGCCATTCACAATGCCAATGATGTTCGTTTCAGGGGTTTTTTACCCAATCGAAACAATGCCATGGATATTCCAGAAGATAGCATACATATTCCCACTGACCTATGCAAACGATGCAATGAGGGCTGTTATGCTCAAAGGAGTGGGTGTTGGGGGAGTATGGATCGACATAGCTGTTCTGCTCGGTTTCACACTGCTCTTCTTTGCACTGGGAGTTAGAAGGTTTAACAGGGATATTTAA
- a CDS encoding beta-alanine-activating enzyme beta-propeller domain-containing protein encodes MLEKKSILIGFLMVCVLAGTTSAAPAAASDWTMFHENLQHTGFVAQPADFSPTTWIFNAKSAIQSSPAILDKIIYFGSIDGTVHAVYLENGTSNWTYKTGGKVVSSPAIVNSTLYIGSMDGYLYAQNTQNGTVKWKYKTGDGIESSPAVDGSNVYIGSNDGKIYALDSADGTMVWEFKTGDAVTSSPTLLNGTLYVGSNDGKIYAMNTENGTKKWDFTTGDNVKSSPTLSNGTLYVGSNDGTLYALNATDGSLEWTYDMGKSVESSPTLDERDNSLFVGADNGEVVCLDTRDGTEKWVYNASGAVKTTPALYSNKIIFGSDDGTIHVLNKYTGNEEWAYEPGYYLLNSPIRSSPVVYGNMAYTGSNDGYLYALNIDKENAPTSVFAYYIVGGAIVLIAVLIVLRKIGGRKKK; translated from the coding sequence ATGCTTGAAAAAAAGAGTATTTTAATAGGATTTCTCATGGTATGTGTCTTAGCAGGTACTACTTCAGCTGCACCTGCTGCAGCCTCTGACTGGACCATGTTCCATGAAAATTTGCAGCACACAGGCTTCGTTGCACAGCCTGCTGATTTTTCCCCTACTACGTGGATCTTCAATGCAAAATCAGCTATACAATCATCCCCAGCCATACTTGACAAGATAATCTACTTCGGATCCATAGATGGAACTGTGCACGCAGTTTACCTTGAAAATGGAACAAGTAACTGGACCTATAAAACAGGCGGGAAAGTTGTATCATCCCCCGCAATAGTTAACAGTACACTTTACATCGGTTCGATGGATGGATACCTCTACGCCCAGAACACTCAAAACGGGACTGTTAAATGGAAGTATAAAACAGGAGATGGAATAGAATCATCCCCTGCAGTGGACGGTTCAAACGTTTACATAGGATCCAACGATGGAAAGATCTACGCACTGGACTCTGCAGACGGAACCATGGTATGGGAATTCAAAACTGGAGATGCAGTTACATCCTCACCAACCCTTTTAAATGGAACCCTATACGTTGGATCAAACGACGGTAAGATCTATGCTATGAACACAGAAAACGGAACTAAAAAATGGGATTTCACAACTGGAGATAATGTTAAATCATCACCTACACTTTCAAATGGAACTCTCTACGTTGGATCAAACGATGGAACCCTTTACGCATTGAATGCAACTGATGGGTCCCTTGAATGGACCTACGATATGGGTAAATCAGTTGAATCTTCACCAACCCTCGATGAAAGGGACAACAGTTTATTTGTAGGTGCCGACAATGGAGAAGTTGTATGCCTTGACACAAGGGACGGAACTGAAAAATGGGTTTACAATGCCAGTGGCGCTGTGAAAACAACCCCCGCACTCTATTCAAACAAGATAATATTTGGATCAGATGATGGAACCATCCACGTTTTGAACAAATACACAGGTAACGAAGAATGGGCCTATGAACCCGGATACTACTTACTAAATTCCCCAATCCGTTCATCCCCTGTTGTTTATGGAAACATGGCTTACACAGGTAGTAACGACGGATACCTGTACGCTCTGAATATCGACAAGGAGAATGCCCCAACATCGGTCTTCGCATACTACATAGTGGGTGGAGCAATCGTGCTGATAGCTGTACTCATTGTTTTGAGGAAGATTGGAGGAAGGAAGAAGAAATAG
- a CDS encoding PHP domain-containing protein, whose product MILDPHIHSTYSKDSTAKPRDIIKRAITIGLDVIAVADHDTTKGGLTALKESKDFKDILVIPAAEVTSSKGHIVALGIREDVERGMSPEETVEAIRDLGGIAVAAHPFVRYRDGLCDHVKKLDIDAIETMNSRYVFGYSNWRAKNLAVKRELPQVGSSDAHFLGAIGSCITDVDSDPSEGAVLDAIKAGKTNVFGDRTPLPLIVKEVINKKIKKL is encoded by the coding sequence ATGATACTGGACCCCCACATACACAGCACGTACTCGAAGGATTCCACAGCAAAGCCAAGAGACATAATCAAAAGGGCAATAACCATAGGGCTGGACGTAATTGCAGTGGCGGACCACGACACAACCAAAGGGGGACTCACTGCCCTGAAAGAGTCGAAAGACTTCAAAGACATCCTTGTGATACCTGCAGCAGAGGTAACCTCCAGCAAGGGGCACATCGTTGCACTGGGCATAAGGGAAGATGTTGAAAGGGGAATGTCTCCTGAAGAAACAGTTGAGGCCATACGTGATCTTGGGGGTATTGCAGTTGCTGCCCATCCATTCGTCAGGTACAGGGATGGGCTCTGTGATCATGTGAAGAAACTTGATATCGATGCAATAGAGACCATGAACTCCCGCTACGTTTTTGGATACTCAAACTGGCGTGCTAAAAACCTTGCAGTCAAAAGGGAACTTCCCCAGGTAGGTTCAAGTGATGCACACTTCCTGGGGGCAATAGGAAGCTGCATAACCGATGTTGATTCTGATCCATCTGAAGGTGCAGTACTGGATGCCATAAAAGCTGGAAAAACCAATGTATTCGGTGACAGGACACCCCTTCCCCTCATAGTCAAGGAAGTTATAAACAAGAAGATCAAGAAGCTATAA
- a CDS encoding 2-isopropylmalate synthase, whose amino-acid sequence MYIETVKKTMNLPEKVRIFDTTLRDGEQTPGVAITVDEKIRIAKKLDKLGVDTIEVGFPVSSPGERKAAREILKLDLNSSICGLARPLKKDLDAAIDCGVDYIHTFIGTSPLHREYKLKMSKEEILNKAVEGVEYIKDHGITAEFSAEDATRTEFDYLKEIYTGVEDAGADYINVPDTVGVMIPSSMNYLVSELKKDIKIPISVHCHDDFGLAVANSLAAVEAGAQQVHVTINGLGERAGNASLEEVVMALSTRYSIKTNIQTELLVDMSEFVSRITGIKMPPNKAIVGENAFAHEAGIHVHGVLQKAETYEPITPEMVGHTRRIVLGKHTGANAIRAKLDEYGIELNHEQFERVFNQVKSLGDKGKCITDADLKAMAQTVLGKAKKEIVKLEGFSVMTGDNVLPTATVKLNIGGETKTAAKTGVGPVDAAINAIQSLVSESADIELKEYHIEAITGGTNALAEVFVIMGDKKGNKATGRSTVDDVVMASVEAVLDSINKILVER is encoded by the coding sequence ATGTATATAGAAACGGTAAAAAAGACAATGAATCTACCTGAAAAGGTAAGAATATTTGATACAACTCTAAGAGATGGAGAACAAACACCCGGTGTTGCAATAACAGTTGATGAAAAGATAAGAATTGCAAAGAAATTGGATAAACTGGGTGTTGACACAATAGAAGTAGGATTTCCAGTTTCATCACCTGGTGAACGAAAAGCAGCACGTGAAATACTTAAACTGGACCTTAATTCAAGTATCTGCGGTTTGGCAAGACCCCTGAAGAAAGATTTAGATGCAGCCATTGACTGTGGAGTTGACTACATCCACACCTTCATAGGAACCTCCCCCCTCCACAGGGAGTACAAGCTCAAAATGAGCAAGGAAGAGATCCTTAACAAAGCTGTTGAGGGAGTGGAGTACATAAAGGATCATGGCATAACAGCTGAATTTTCAGCTGAAGATGCCACACGAACAGAATTTGACTATCTGAAGGAGATCTACACTGGAGTTGAGGATGCAGGTGCGGATTACATAAACGTACCTGACACAGTGGGAGTTATGATACCCTCCTCAATGAACTACCTTGTGTCAGAACTTAAAAAGGACATCAAGATCCCAATAAGTGTTCACTGCCATGATGACTTTGGACTGGCAGTTGCAAACTCCCTGGCTGCAGTTGAAGCAGGTGCCCAACAGGTACATGTAACCATCAACGGACTTGGTGAGCGTGCAGGAAATGCATCCCTTGAAGAAGTGGTAATGGCACTCTCAACCAGGTACTCCATCAAGACCAACATCCAGACTGAACTCCTGGTTGACATGTCAGAATTCGTATCCAGAATCACCGGTATAAAGATGCCTCCAAACAAGGCCATCGTTGGAGAAAATGCTTTTGCACATGAAGCAGGTATACATGTCCATGGAGTGCTCCAGAAAGCTGAAACATACGAACCAATAACTCCAGAGATGGTTGGACACACAAGAAGAATAGTTCTGGGAAAACACACAGGTGCAAATGCAATAAGGGCAAAACTCGATGAGTACGGAATAGAGCTCAACCATGAACAGTTCGAAAGGGTTTTCAATCAGGTTAAAAGTCTTGGAGATAAGGGTAAATGTATCACAGATGCAGATCTGAAGGCAATGGCTCAAACAGTCCTTGGAAAAGCCAAGAAAGAGATAGTTAAACTTGAAGGATTCTCAGTTATGACAGGGGACAACGTACTTCCAACTGCAACAGTCAAGCTCAACATAGGTGGAGAAACAAAAACTGCGGCAAAAACTGGAGTTGGACCTGTTGATGCGGCCATAAATGCAATACAAAGTCTTGTAAGTGAAAGTGCAGATATAGAACTTAAAGAGTACCATATAGAAGCCATAACTGGCGGTACAAATGCACTGGCTGAGGTTTTCGTGATAATGGGTGATAAAAAAGGTAACAAGGCAACAGGAAGATCAACAGTTGACGACGTGGTCATGGCCAGTGTGGAGGCAGTTTTAGATTCTATAAACAAGATCCTTGTTGAACGATAG
- a CDS encoding sugar phosphate isomerase/epimerase family protein: protein MALFVKSFEEWLQRAEKDGFNIMEILCEGPWTWPRNALNLYRDDFQIFKSYDVEVFLHAPTIDMNPASLNRGIREETLRQIKETVDMAVEIDAVAITTHPGLIHRLEDRVRNMGMQIAIETLKEASRYADDRGVIFSVENMPARYAYFCNSPEEHQYFLDKCGCHATVDIGHANTFGDPEKFLELDKIFYYHLSDNDGERDQHLTLGDGTLDLKALNGIDNVILELNNYEKVLKSREVLLNSFKG from the coding sequence CTGGCACTTTTTGTAAAATCATTTGAAGAATGGCTTCAGCGAGCAGAGAAGGATGGATTCAACATAATGGAAATTCTGTGTGAAGGACCGTGGACCTGGCCCAGAAACGCCCTGAATCTTTACAGGGATGACTTTCAGATATTCAAGTCCTACGATGTAGAAGTGTTTTTGCACGCTCCAACCATAGATATGAACCCTGCAAGCCTGAACAGAGGAATTAGGGAGGAAACATTGCGTCAGATCAAAGAAACAGTGGATATGGCTGTGGAAATTGATGCAGTTGCCATAACAACACATCCTGGCTTAATTCACCGTCTTGAAGATAGGGTACGGAATATGGGAATGCAAATAGCCATTGAAACTCTTAAAGAGGCTTCCAGATATGCAGATGATAGGGGTGTCATATTTTCTGTGGAGAACATGCCTGCAAGGTATGCTTACTTCTGTAACAGCCCAGAGGAACACCAGTACTTCCTGGACAAATGTGGATGCCATGCAACAGTTGACATAGGTCATGCCAACACATTTGGTGACCCTGAAAAGTTTCTGGAGCTGGATAAAATTTTTTACTACCATTTAAGTGACAACGATGGGGAGAGGGATCAGCACCTCACCCTTGGAGATGGAACACTGGATTTAAAAGCACTCAACGGTATTGACAATGTAATACTGGAACTCAAC